The DNA segment ATCTCCATGCAACGTAACTTTGGTTGATCATTTCCAACTTGAACATGACTATCAATTCATTGcaaatcgaccaaacagacttccGGTCACCTAAGTTGCATGTTGATAATCTTTTCGAACCTGCGAACAAGCTTCATCTACAGTTGAACTGATAAAATTTGCATTACTTTTTGCTCATTTAATAATTCGAATTTTTTCGTGCtaaaatattaaagaaaaattTTCTTCTCTACATTTGCAaatgtaaaaatattaatttccaTGTTCGATAATTTTGTTAAAGATATTTATGAGTGAGTTCTCTACATATGGTTCATGAACTTGCAACTTTTAAAGTATTTTattctatttttatattttgagcaATAGAATATGGAAGGGTTATGCCTGACGTGTTAGTTGGCCTATAGATATATCCATAATGGTTATTGGAGTGATGAGTATAAAAACTTGTTGCAGTTGCATGGAGGAATGTTCAGAATGCTTTCCACAATTGTTTGTAAGGTTTTGGAGATCTTCCCATTCATAGAAGCTGCTAGACCTAGAAGTAAAACCGGAATACAGGCGCTCTGCTCACTGCACGTGGCTCTTGACAAAGCCGAAGGACTACTACATCATTGCTCAGACTGTAGCAAGCTATACTTGGTAAGGTTAATTTTTAGCAAATATGTCATGGTGCACTGACCAGATGATGGCTAGACTTTAGAAGTTTTTCCTTTGTTCTTGCCCTTTCTTATCTTTTCTGAGACTATGACAAAATGACATGGTGAGCATACTCTTTCAATTGACAAGTTGTCATTTTCCATGATTACAAGAATTTGCACTGTCTTGTTAGTGGTGTTCTGGAAACTTTCTGATGTAAATACAGCATTTATCTTGTGAAACTGTACATATAGTTCATTTTGACATTTACTTTCCCTGCATTATTAGAAAAGCTAGTTGATACTTCCAATGTGAAAAAGTTCTTGGTAATTGTACTTCAACCTGAGAACTTGAGTCAATGATATGAATTTAAGGATTTCATGAAGTAATTTACTCTAGTTGTTCTTTTCATGTCACCTATTCAATTTGTGTCATTCTGGATGAAACAAGTACCTCTCTGCTCctgcttttgtttttcttgtGACAACAAAACTTGTTTATAGCTTTTATCATTGATGCATCTATATAATGCCACATGCCAGTCGCTGTTTGGATAACTAAACTAGAACTTGTTATCCTTTGTCACACAGTTGACATGTTGACTGGTTCATTATACTAGTTAGTGCTTAACAATGCTGTCATATTTAAtgtgaaattttgatcttttaGGCTATAACTGGGGAATCCATACTCCACAAGTTTGAGAAGTCTAAAAGTGCTCTGCAAGAAAGCCTTAGACATGTTGAAGGCATAGTCCCAGGAGCTATTGCATGCCAGGTATAGTACATTATGATTGCACAGATAAGGtttgctttatttatttgtacattctTTTTATaccataatcatcaatgaaactaGATATTTGTGCTTCTACTGCATGTGATCCATGTTCTTATTCAAATTATACTTGATAAGGTAGCTTGTCAGTGGTATAACATGGAATTATCATCAGTAGTTCTTAATTATTTGCCTGATTTGTGAAAACACATCATTTTTCCAATTTTTCCACTTGGTTATTTTATGAACTTCTCTTTGCATTTgatctttatctttttttttatccacTTATGTTGTGCTTGTCGATCTTGCATATCCATATTTCATGTACTTATCAGAAAAAGCTCTTTTAATGTATTTATCCTTTTTTCCAAGTTCCAAATAAGCTCTTTTGatatattattcttttttctattttaagtacACCTATCCTGTCTCAGTTCCAACTTGGTTCAAAGTCATTCTCCACACATTAAGATGCTTATTATGCTTTACATAAAACGACCCGGTTGTAGGAATCCTTATGCTTCTGTTGTTGTTAAGATAGTGCAAGCTAATCAGGGACCCTTTGGTTTTCTGCAAATTTAGAGGTCAAAACACTTACTTGTTTACAGGACAATTCTCCATTAGTTGTGATACATATGGACAAGCTGGCAAAGCTGCACGAGAGTTATGTGTTACTTACAGATAGGCAAATTGACACTTATTGATTGCCATAGCACTCCTCTTACTTGTTTGTTTGTCTTTATAAGAAGCATAAATCTTGTTTTTGTGCCATATTATTGCTGATTGCATGCTTAGATAAATATCCATCTGGTTAATATTCAACCTTTACCTAGTTCCCTGGCCATTTGTGCCACTTCCAGATTTAGAAGCTTTGCTGCAATGATGTTTGACACTTCACAATCTTGTTTTGAATGATTTTAACTTCCTGTAACAGTTCTTGAACCGAGTTTTCTTGATTCATACTACAGTTTGAGCACTTGATGCATGTCACATATTTCCCAATTTTCTAATTCCATGGGTTTAGTGCCTAAAAATATGATCAATCAGAGACACATTTTAGTTAGTGCAAACAGTGCCACTTCTTAGATAGGCAAATTGATCCTGATTTATTTGGATTGCAGGGACACTTCGCATTGTAACTCTGTTCAAATAGTTTTGTTCAATCTAATCTTTAACTGTGTAATATTTTTCCCATCTTGATTGCTGTATAATTTTTATTTGGTTTCTCTTAGTTTTCAAGTATCGGCAAGCCTCCTTCCATTCTCAAATGATCTTAAGGAAGTTGAAGTAAAACTTAAATCTGTTCACTAATACTGGTTCTTTAACTGTCACATTCCAAAATGAAAGATGAAACCACtttttccttcaattttttttgtcTACTGCTGAGTTTGTTTATAATACTGCAAATTTTCAACATTTAAGTGATGGAAAGAACATGATCTGTTGATTAGGAGATGCATTCATGACAACATAAATACTTAAACCACAGCAGTATGTAACATTATGTCAATCTATGTCAATGCATCTCTCAAGGTTTATCATCTCTTCTGATCTCTTAAGGAATTTTTTTGCTGAAGTATCTTGCTTTTCATCTCTCATCTTAGATTATGGAGATTGTTGGTGAGCTGGAGACAACCAATTTCATATTGGATCACTCCGAGAAGCAGGCTGGTGACAAGGTAATCACTTTGCTTAGGAAATACAGAAAATCCAACAGTAGTTCAGATGACAACGAAGAACTTGAATCATTCCATCAAGCTGCCTCAAGGCTGGGCATTACCTCTTCCCGAGCAGCACTTGCTGAGAAAAGAGCTCTCAAGAAGCTTATGGAAAAAGTCCatgctgaggaagacaaacgaaAGGAAGCTGTTGTAGCTTACTTGTATCATCTCATGAGGAAGTACTCGAAGCTTTCCAGACCTGAGTTGGCAGAGGATCTTGACTCTCAGGGATCAGCTCCATGTTCTCCCGCTGTGCTATGTTCTGAAAAGGTCTCTGGTCCACATGGGAGGTGTCATGCCTTTGACAGACAGCTCTCCAAACTTAGCTCTCTTAATCTCAACCGAAGCGGCGCAAGAACAGCAAGCGTGCCCATCCCCCCAGAAGAATTCAGATGCCCCATCTCCTTGCAGCTCATGTATGATCCTGTCATCATCTCATCTGGTCAGACCTATGAGCGTGCCTGCATTGAGAAGTGGTTCAGTAATGGACATGTCACCTGCCCGAAAACTCAGCAGCATCTCTCCCACCTCTGTTTAACTCCCAACCATTGTGTTAAGGGCCTGATTGCTATTTGGTGTGAGCAGCATGGAGTTCCTGTTCCAGATGGCGCACCAGATTCTGCTGATCATTGGAGGCTAGCTTTGTCACAGTATGATACTGTGAATTCCAGATCCTTGGACAGTACCATATCTTGCAAGTGGACGGGCATCAAGGAGGCTGGTTTGGATGACAATGGCATTGCAGAGGAGCTCAAAGATAGCCATGATGGTATCTTGGACAAGTGCTCTAATCAAGATCATGAGGTGGATGAACTTGAGAGATATCAGGGTTTACTGGCTGCATTAGAAGAGGATAAAGGTCTGTGGAAGCAGTCGAAAGCAGTAGAGCAGATAGGATACCTGCTGAAGGACGACGAAGAAGCAAGGATCTTTATGGGTTCAAATGGGGCTATAGAGGCACTTGTTAAGTTCTTGAGATCAGCTATCCATGATAGGAATGATAAGGTTCAGAAGATTGGTGTAATGGCTCTTGTCAACCTTGCAGTCAACAATAACCGGTACTTGCATTTTTCTTCTGATTTTTCTATAGCATTAtcctttttattttcatatttagttTATAATCGGTTAGGAAAGATAtgaaatgaaatatttttttatagctCAAAAATATTTTAGTAGAAATTATAAATGGGATATTACGGTTTTCTTGTTGTTATTGTAGATCATTTAGAATCAAGTTACTCCAGATCGTGATAACATCATGTCATGAATTATACCTATAAAATAATtgttcattttccttttttttgaaaTCCAGCTACTGATCATCTTCATTCGTTGTCAACTGTTATGTGTTTGACTTTGTCATCTGTTCTGTGTTTGACTCAATGATTTTCTCCAAAAGTAGAAGAAATAAATGCATTTGTGGATCACTTTCTTGTCTGtaaccatttcttataagttcaTCTTGTCTCAGGAACAAGGTAATGCTCATAACAGCAGGAGTGATACCATTGCTGGAGCAGATGATCTCATACTCTGACAACTGTGAAGAAGCTATAGCCCTGTACCTTGACCTCTCCTGTCTCGATGAGGCCAAGCCTGTGAATGGCTTGACTGAGGTTGTCCGTTTGCTCGTCCAGCTTCTACGATCCAATAACAGCAGAAGTAGCTTCCGCAAGCTTGATGCCCTTTGTATTCTCCACAACCTCTCCATGCATCCACCAAACATCCCTTCCCTCCTATCATCAGGTGTAGTGGATTGTCTACATTCCCTCATCGGAGCCCCTTCAGGGCCTGAAGGCGCCAAATGGACCGAGAAAGCTCTCGCGGTCTTGGTAAACTTAGCATCCACCAAATCTGGAAGGGAAGAGATGGTATCGACCCGAGGCCTTGTTGGTGAACTTGCAGAGGTCTTGGACACCGGTGAGCCTGAAGAGCAAGAGAAGGCTGTGTCTTGCCTCTTGATCCTGTGCAATGACAACAATGAGTGCAGCCAAATGGTGTTGCAGGAAGGCGTCGTGCCGGCCTTAGTATCGATCTCTCTGAACGGGACAAGTGCAGGGCAGGAGAAGGCAAGGAAGCTGCTGAAGTTGTTCAGAGAGCAGCGACAACGCGAGCAGCAGCAGGGTGGTGAGCTGATCATGGAGGCAAGGCCATCATGTAAAGCAAGATCAAAGAAGCTGAATTCCATATGGAAGAACAAGAGTTTTGCACTGTTCCAATGCTAGGGATGTTGATCACTGGCTATAAAATTTGCCATTGTATCTTAGGTTCGTGTTCTTCTTTTACTTTGCCTTTGTGAAGTGGAAAGATGTACATTGTCATCGCTCTCTTGCTCCAAACGAGCTTTTGTTGAGATCCAATTTGCACCTTTTATAGACAATGTGGAGATCCATTTCACGTAATGATATAATGCATCAAAAGTTCAAGCTTCATAAAGAACATAATCGTATCTTTCTAATTGACTacaagaccaaaaaaaaaaatgatgatattaACAGCTCTCTTATTGGCATTTTTATCCTGTCAGACGTTTCTGCTGCCACCCTTCATCAAACAACTCTAGCATGGCATCCCCCATCATCAGATCAGAATTCTCCTTCTGTGGTCCAGCACCACCAGCTCCCTTCATCCTCCCTGCTGCATCTTTTCCTCGATGATGATCTCTATCAACACCTTCTCCTTCACCAGCATCAGCATTACCTCCTTCCTCCACCATTCCGATCTTCTTCAGGGCCCCCAGGATCTCCTTGCAACTCTTCTCCACCTCCCTCATATCCTCCTCCTCCGGCACCTTCTCCTTGGCCCTCTTCCATTCATGGTCACCTTCGCATCTACTCCTCTGTTTCGTTTCCTGTTCTTCATCCCGTTCCTCCTCCTCATTGCTCGATCCGGACATCACCAGCAGTAGTTGATCGATCACGCCATCGAACTTCTCGGGAAGAGAATCGACAAGGGGGGCAAGCTCATCAATCTTCGTGAAGACTGGTTCGAGCGGCGGGAAGATGAACACCAATATCTTCTCCGTCGTCAGTATTATGCAGTCGAGGAAGGAGAGCCAAGACAGCCATCGCCGCTCCACCGGGCGCACGAAGGGGCCCGCCATGAAGGCCACCAGTCGAGCTAGCAAACCCACGTAGCCATCGAGTTCTTCGATTCGTCCGTAGGACTTGCGGGCGATGGAGACGAGTGAAGTGCCGGAGCTATGCAGTAATCGCGGCCTGCCTCCGGTCATGGCGGATTCCTCTGATGAACTCTGTAAATTAGATGACGAAGCAATAAGGATTCATGGAAGCAACAAGATGGGAGAACAGCCTATACAAGCTTAATTACCAAGGAATTATTAGGCTCCTCTCCGATCTCCATTACAAGCAATCGTTGCTCTCTGTTACGACCAGGAAGAACTTGAATCGAACTCGATCAAATAGGAGGAAACAAAGACATTGGCGTAGGGAAGACTGGGTGGGAAACAGATCGGGAGAGTCGGAGGCTGTGGTGTGGCTTCTTTTGTGGGGGAAGGTCGTCTTAACGCACTACAGATGTTGCGGAAGCGGTGCCCCCGGCCCcacctccttttcctcctctgcCTGCGCGACACGTCTGCGTTGACAGGTGGGGGCCGCGGCTCGATGACACGGTGCGTAAAGCTTTGTCTATAATATTTATACCATTCATtgctatttttttctaattttttttatataatattatattaattatatacaaaataaaaaaaaaaataaaatgagaaaatataatctaaaatgatATGAACATATGAAATCTACGAAATTAGTTGGTGAAATGATTATTTTTAGTgacataaaattataaataaaaaattaaatagtttTAATGATTCTTTAGATAATAATGGTGGCAAAGAATTGGTGTTATACAAAATATTCTTCATTCAAAcattaatttgaatttttggcatcgaaaaaaattcaagaatcaaaccgaTGCAATTTATGGATAAGATCATTTGAgcattgaaaaataaaaataattttcattatttattcaAGATATATGAATCCTTTTATAAATGCATTTACGgtgaactttttttatttttttataggctTATCAAGACACTtcaagtgcatatatatatatatgtattataagtatttcttgtatatttttatcataaaatataatttattgtcATAGTGTGTAATATCTTAAGTTGGAGAAACAGAAGTGCTATTTAGGTAGGGAAGTTCTGCTGATCATGACATGCATAGCTAAGGTTGATAACATCATCAACAAAGTGAAATGCATCAGATTCGCACAATTTCAATCCCTAATTTATAAGatgatcaagaaaaaatataGGAACAACTACAAACCTCTTTTACATGCTCTTGCAAACACAAAAGATTAAAGACCATTCTTCTGATCTTAATGAAACAACAATAACAGCAAACCATCATGTTATATACACAAGAATGAGACAGAGTTTCAAGCCTTCTCTTGCCTGCTTGTGCATATGCAATCTTCTTGTTCTTGTTTAAGTTTCTGCAAAAGCAAATGATGTCAGGAGAGGAGATTTGTGTATAATTTTGTCAGCTTATTGGTTTCGTGTGGTGATTAAACAAGCGAATATGCCACATTCAGCATGGTGTCATACCAAGTTAGATTCTTAATGATCTTCAGAAACCTAGTTGAGCTGTTTATTCACTTAAATTAAGACTGAAATATCTGATGCAAGTGCTTCTAATGCAATCATTGAATATGAGTGCACTTTGTTTCGATAAGAAATAAGTCTGAGTACAATCGATTTAATATCACTGGAGGCACACCTGGACTTGGCTTTGCAGTTCTTTGATGTACTGTATTGCCAACTCTAACATATCTGATGTGCTTGTTTGCTGTAAAACATCAAACAGCTCGAACAATCAGTAGTCTGCCTGTTATAGAAGGTGGTAACATGAGTTTTACTTCACCTTAAAGGTGTCCAAATTTCTATTACCTTGTCCATATTGGGCACAAGATTGTGCAGCTTCTGCAATCTTTTGCTAATTCTTGTTCTCCTTTCCTATCAGGAGAAACAAAAACATTGAAACTGTGCACCAATGCAACTACCAACCGCATGAACTGGAGAAAAGAAGATACTGGATGGTGGACTAGATGAACAAAGACAACATAGATGCTCTTTTGTGATTTCTCTACCAAGTTTGTAGATGATCAACTCATGTTAAATTTACGAAGAGCACAGTTGTAGTCATGGAGAAAAAGAATTAGGTATTTGGATAAGTATGAGCTAACCCTCTCAGCAATGCTTCGGGGATGGGTTGCACAGCCACGCTTGGCTCGTACTCTACAAGGGACCGAGTCTTGCTGAAGCTGGAGGTACTTCTCGATGCTTGACACCTCTAATGAATTCTTTGATAGGTTAAACTGAAATCAATGAAATATATACTGAATAAGTGTTGAAGAAATTTTTAACAGACATCACACGTCCATAGAACTGAGAAAGTTAAAACAAGCTGGCTCCACATTGAAGAATGTGCATTGAATAACCATTGACAACTACACTTTTTTACTTTCTGCTACCAAGAAAGATGTCCTTTTGGTCTCTACCTGATGCATATTCTACTAAAACCAAATGGAAAGACTGATTTCTATAACTGGCATTGTTGTGTATATATGTTTTCTTAGCCTGAAACACTGCCTTGACAAAAGCTCATGCATTTCAGTATACCTGAGAGTCGGTGTTACTCAAACTAGTGAGTATATCCCCGTTGTTGCCTTTAGTTCGCTTGTGAGGAGCAGAAAACATGATTGAATTGCTATCATCCCATGAGCTTAACTGAAAATTGCCAGAGATAAAAGATTGTTCGACATGTGCGGTtgcctcgtctgagctgctgtcacAGTCGACATCCTCTCCTATCTCTGGAATGCTCATTTCAGAGATATGTGAGAGTGTGTCCTTCCTTGAAAAGCTCCACTGGGACGTCAACCTTCTACTTGCCACTGTGTGCGCACCACCATTGCCGGTCCGAGAGTAACTTCCAATTCCACTAGGGGAAGATAGACCTATGAGTTAAAGATAAATCAGTTAATGATGAATTCTAAGAGATCCTTAGAATTGTAAGCCTCCTACATATAGAAGCATCGCTAACATTTTCCTTCCCATGCAATTGCTGAAAGTCCAAAATGAAATAATTCATCAAAGCTCGATATGATTCTCGTCACACTTGCTTAAAAACAAGCTAAAAAAGCAATTAAACCTCTTTATGAGTAATTAACACAAACTGGAGTCTTTACTTGGAAACAAGAAATGCACCATATCCTCTGAAAAGAATGAACTGTGAATACAGATTTTTCCTTGTGGGCACACTACGAAGCATGAATTACTAATCCATGTTGGGTCCTTGCCTGACATGTTGCTCTTAGGGTACTTGTTAGATGTGTCACATAATTCCTCAAGGCAttctattcattaaataattacaAAAATAGCATACTTTGAGATATTTGAGAGAAATAAACTTTGCTTTTTCTTGAATATCGATTCCCTGATACTTTAAGAGATGGAATTTTATGCTACTTATATTAAGCATCAAACTGCGATCAATGAAGTCGACAAAATGATCTAAGCTCAATATGAAAAGCTCTTGGTGTTTTTTCTGCATTCTTGAAGACCTATAGTAAAAACAACTTTCCTTCATGATGAATAAATAGGTTAGCAATGGCATTTAGTTGTTACCATCTACCAAGGAAACAAACTGTCCTAACACTACAGATTATTTGTCATAAACAAATGGCAAGCTTAATGTTCTATGGCATTGTATAATTCATTTTAGTTGATCTACCTGCACCCTATCGTATTCTGTTATTTCAAGATTTTGAATATCAACACATCCATATTAATTTTCCATATGCAAATCCATGTTTCGATACAAGAATAGCAGCAAAGTTAGATGTGTCAAGATATCCATATTGATTTGACATTCGAAAGGAAGAtgcaaaatttcaacaagaaaaaccaaacaatcCAACTTTTAAAAAGATATAGCCACAGACATTAATCAACTTCAGAGGttgaacaaaaaatcaaatagtaAATGCTTGCTAAATGAAAATGTACAACTATTCGGAAAAGTTAACCATCATCCCTAATATGCGACTGTGCTCAAACATAGATTTCATGGGTTCAATGAAATGTGCATTATCTAGAATGAAATCAGGTCGAACACTAACTCACTAAGTACACTTTTGATAGATATGCACGGTTGCGCAGAAAAATCATATGAACTATTAAATCATAATGGAATACCAGGAATATCTCATTACATGTTTGCTACCAAACATCATCTAATAAACAAAAGATGAAGAAAAGGATCATTGATCATACAGAGCTTTACGAAATTATAGGTTTTTAAACTTCACCATACAAGAAGAGTAAATATGCCTCTTTGCACTTTTTTTAGTGAGCATCATCTATCACAACATTCCCTATCAAGTGACACTTCTGAACATGCATTTACTACTCGAAGCACTCAGATATTGCTAACTTGAAACTCAAGAGTTAATTGTAAGCATGGGACAAGAAGTTAAATTACATCCACGGCTTAAAAACCTTCCACATTACATGTATCTTATTTCATATTAAACTATATATCCAACCAGATAATTTGGCGATGTGTATCTGGGATCTCTTACCTCAGGTGGAGGGTTCGAAACATCACACTAAGGTTTCATGCTCCCAGTGGCCTTTCACCCGATGTCATAGTTGTCTCCCTAGACATATAACTTCAAAATGACATCTGCATTCTATTACCACTACAAATTTTCGTGATCAAACAAATATGCGCTATGCATCATAATTAACTAGTCCAAGATGATCATCACAAGCAACTCGATCTATTTAATGGAGGctgagctctgataccataattttATCCATTGTGATCTAGAAGATCGGTCACGAAAACAACCTTTTCATTTATTTACAACTATAAACTGAGTCTACCGGGATGTTCTTTTAATCATTAATTATCGTTTTCAGATCCCTGTAACATAAAAGTGATGCAATTTGCCACCTTGTTCTTGTGTGACAGAAGCAATAAAAGGAGGAAAAGCTTAGCAAGCATAACAGGGTGATGACAGAATCAAATGATCCATTAATGGGGCAAATGAACCTAACCATGTCGCCTTGCTGGGGCCCCAAAACAAGTAGCCCCCCTACCGCAACCTTGTTCTCATTTTTCCTGAGTTGTCTACGACTACCGTGCCTTCATTGCCATCGTTATCATGTCGCCATTGACGAAGTTTACTGCCCATCCCCAGCCATGTAGCCTACGTAGATCGAGTTCATTCAACCTGCACGGCCGGTCAACCTCGGCCTCACTAAAACCAACCGCAGCGGCAGAGACGGCGCCGTCACGATGCAACGGAACGCCGTCTTCAGACCACTCTTTGCTTCCCGCATCTCTGCATCGAGACGGCGGTTTCCGGTGACAGGGAAACGGGCTCCCCGCCCGGCTCGCCACTAAATGGAAACGgggagggaggaaggaaggagagcgggagagagggggggggggggaggatgcGAACCGTGATCCATTAAGAGACGAGAGAAGAACCCCGCGGGCGAGCTACTGTGGCGGACCAAGGCCGGCCCGCCGCC comes from the Musa acuminata AAA Group cultivar baxijiao chromosome BXJ2-8, Cavendish_Baxijiao_AAA, whole genome shotgun sequence genome and includes:
- the LOC103994113 gene encoding uncharacterized protein LOC103994113, producing MEIGEEPNNSLSSSEESAMTGGRPRLLHSSGTSLVSIARKSYGRIEELDGYVGLLARLVAFMAGPFVRPVERRWLSWLSFLDCIILTTEKILVFIFPPLEPVFTKIDELAPLVDSLPEKFDGVIDQLLLVMSGSSNEEEERDEEQETKQRSRCEGDHEWKRAKEKVPEEEDMREVEKSCKEILGALKKIGMVEEGGNADAGEGEGVDRDHHRGKDAAGRMKGAGGAGPQKENSDLMMGDAMLELFDEGWQQKRLTG
- the LOC135618540 gene encoding transcription factor bHLH128-like translates to MNRSPTDGNELEASGLGLSRYGSDPGSLLAGVASEGGGISRFAPAGEDSSSSCRGSDRGPRGPYEPDEVHAAVDLAAKVGGGPALVRHSSSPAGFFSRLLMDHGLSSPSGIGSYSRTGNGGAHTVASRRLTSQWSFSRKDTLSHISEMSIPEIGEDVDCDSSSDEATAHVEQSFISGNFQLSSWDDSNSIMFSAPHKRTKGNNGDILTSLSNTDSQFNLSKNSLEVSSIEKYLQLQQDSVPCRVRAKRGCATHPRSIAERERRTRISKRLQKLHNLVPNMDKQTSTSDMLELAIQYIKELQSQVQKLKQEQEDCICTSRQEKA
- the LOC103994114 gene encoding U-box domain-containing protein 7 encodes the protein MNAVKMVERMLVVGDPKLHGGMFRMLSTIVCKVLEIFPFIEAARPRSKTGIQALCSLHVALDKAEGLLHHCSDCSKLYLAITGESILHKFEKSKSALQESLRHVEGIVPGAIACQIMEIVGELETTNFILDHSEKQAGDKVITLLRKYRKSNSSSDDNEELESFHQAASRLGITSSRAALAEKRALKKLMEKVHAEEDKRKEAVVAYLYHLMRKYSKLSRPELAEDLDSQGSAPCSPAVLCSEKVSGPHGRCHAFDRQLSKLSSLNLNRSGARTASVPIPPEEFRCPISLQLMYDPVIISSGQTYERACIEKWFSNGHVTCPKTQQHLSHLCLTPNHCVKGLIAIWCEQHGVPVPDGAPDSADHWRLALSQYDTVNSRSLDSTISCKWTGIKEAGLDDNGIAEELKDSHDGILDKCSNQDHEVDELERYQGLLAALEEDKGLWKQSKAVEQIGYLLKDDEEARIFMGSNGAIEALVKFLRSAIHDRNDKVQKIGVMALVNLAVNNNRNKVMLITAGVIPLLEQMISYSDNCEEAIALYLDLSCLDEAKPVNGLTEVVRLLVQLLRSNNSRSSFRKLDALCILHNLSMHPPNIPSLLSSGVVDCLHSLIGAPSGPEGAKWTEKALAVLVNLASTKSGREEMVSTRGLVGELAEVLDTGEPEEQEKAVSCLLILCNDNNECSQMVLQEGVVPALVSISLNGTSAGQEKARKLLKLFREQRQREQQQGGELIMEARPSCKARSKKLNSIWKNKSFALFQC